The sequence below is a genomic window from Lolium perenne isolate Kyuss_39 chromosome 4, Kyuss_2.0, whole genome shotgun sequence.
caacataataaatgatacaatgcatgacatcacatataagttactacccactacgaAGGTAGTAACCTACACTAGTAATATGGCATATCttatatcttatatttactaattagAGGCACCATTGAAGCCTCCACATTAATCCACATCATTAGAATTAATTAAGCTGTTAGATCTTAATTTTGCGGCTAGGATTAATTGTGCAAAATAACGTAACATAGGACATAAAACATAAAACCTGCCACGGCTGACATCAAATTGTATACACTGAATAAAAAAACAATGAGACGGTAAAGATATTAAGTGGTTACGATCAGGATAAGAGAAGGTTGTTAGCTATTGAACCAAAGTCCGGTAGGATGTGGCTAAAACTGAACCGCACATGCAGAAGCAAACAAACCAATCCAGGTACGATCGCTGACTCGCAAAATTAACCTCCACATATCGTGTCTTCATAGTCTAAAAAAAATATATCGTGTCTCCATAGGAACATGCCTCCTTGGCAATTCAAACAACAGGCATGCCTACAGATATATATAATGCAAGTTTTCTTGCCGAGCGAAACAATAGAATCTCTAAATCCTTTCTCCGTTGGTTGTTGCATCTTCTTCAGGCAATCACGACATGACGGCTGCAGCAGCGCCTGCCAACTTGCCAACATCCCATCGCCTCAAGCATCAGGCCGTCTTGCCGACATCCGTTGTTTTTTGCATCTTTGTCAACGAATCACGACCTGCCGGCTGCATCAGCATCTCATGGCCTCAAGCATCAGGTCGTCTTGCCGGCAACCCATCGGCACAAACGTGATTGCACTCAGCCAGGTTTGGATACAAAAGGTATCATGTAACAGTACGAAAGGAATAAGCATCCTCATCAAGTATTCCTATCTATTTGGTGTTTCGGTTCAATGGTGAAATCTGCAATATGACATGCAAAGCCTTGCGTTAGATTCAAGCTACCAATAGAGGAAAGTAACAATCAAGGCAAGAGTACCAAGATTATGGGATTCAATATAGATTAATAATGGTGAATTAGTGAGTCTTGATATGATCCTTATTGATCAAGAGGTATAAGGGTTCTCTTATTGCAATTACATATTTGCTTGAATTATTTCCAATGATATTGTTTCAATCTCCATGCTAATTACAAGTACACCAGGGAACCATGATGCATGGAGTTATCAGTAAGGCGTACACCGCGAAGTTCAGACCGTCAATTCTAGAAGGCAATGTGTAGACCATTACAAACGTGAGTGTCATGCCTGCATCACCTAAATTTTGACCAGTAGAAAATGACATAATAATCAACTTCTCGCCTACAACCAATATGGAGGAGATCTAAGATAAAGAACACATTCCAAAGCATGGTTTCAACTTTTCAAGCATAGAGGTGCTTTCAACAAGAGTAGGTGTTGACATTTATCTCTAAGGTATGACATTACACGTTATTTTCGAAACATATCTTATTTTTTGTGGCATACATATATCATCTAAATTCATGTTTTAACAGATGTTATAGGAGTTGCAGCACACATAGGACCAATTCAAGGAAGTAAAACATCTTTTGGAATCTACAAAACCCGCAATATTCTACTTCTGGTGGAGTATGTGAAAAATAATATGTCATATTTGCAACCAAGGTGCTCAAGTTATGTCTTCACAGTTATTTTACCTTTTGTTAACAGAGATCAAGAAATCAAAGTTAGATTATGGGGTGCTAAATCTGAACTAATTGATGCCAATTCAATAGGCGATGTCATTACATCTACAACTGTCAGGAAATATGGAAGTATGTCTTGTCTTAAATTTCTTCACTCATTTTGTCATCTCATGGCTTGGTATGCATATAAACATAGTTATTATTTAAACCAATATGCAGGATATTCGTCAAATAGTGCAACTCAAGTGTATATTAATTTTCCTATTCCTGAGACTACGGGTGTACAGGTACCAAAATTCCAGTACATATGTTTTCATTTAAAAATATATATATCATTTCCCTGATGAATTTACTCAGCATCTGTTCCCAGGAATATAGTACCAAAGAATTCCATATTGAGGAAGGACATCTAAAAGGGACAATGGAAGAGCAAATGAGCTATAATAGAAAAACTTTACAAGAGTTAAATGATATTATATTTAACTCATCAAATCAGGTTTGCAGTCGATTAATAATCATGCATTCACTCAATAATGTACACTTATTTATTTCATAAATCTGCAGGGAAGAGTATTTACTGTGGAGGCAGTAACTGATGAAGTTAATACAAGATATACCTGGTACTACATATCACGTAGAAATTATAACTACAAAAGCAACATGAAAAGGAAATTGATCACTACTACTGCACCAAATTTGATAGGAAAGCTGGAGCCAAAGCAAGCTGAAATAGTTCAACGGATGCCATGTTATTAACTTTGTAAGAGGTTTTCTATAATTAATTACTTACATAATTTGCAGATATAAGGTCAAGCTTGAAATAAGTGATCCAATAGCATCTGCATCTTGCGTTTTTTTTTATAAAGAAGCTGCACAATTAATCAATGAGTCGGCCGAAAACATGGTTACGTCATTTCCCAATGAAGTAATGAGCTACCAAGACCAATCCAAGAGATCTGTGGGAAGATGATGATTTTTCAGTTTAGATTGACGGACTACAATTTTGAAAGTTGTAGAGCATACTACATATTATCAAAACTATTTCTTCTGGACGACTACATTTCAGCTATGAAGATTGAGAATGATGATAAGGTATAATATTTGTTGATTTTCTTCCATTATGTCATACCAAAGCTCTGATATAGTGTGCAAAGCAATCTCCAATACAGAAGATGGAGATCAGATGTATGCATCAGAGttcttgaatagtttgaaattctCCGGAACACCAGACCACATATTACGGCTGAAAGTCGGCCAACCAATAATGCTCTTGCGaaatatcaatagcacaagattaACTATAACACAACTAGGAAAGTGGTTCATAGAAGCTCAAATAATAACAGGGACAAACATTGGAAATAAGGTAACATTCACGAATAATTATGTCACCATATGAATCAAAATGGCTGTTTGTATTGAAGAGAAGGTAGTACTCAATATCAGTTTGTTTTGCAATGACGATAAATATGGAAAATCATTAGAATATGTTGGAATATATTTTCCAAAGCAGGTGTTCACACACGGCCAACTCTATGTAGCGGTGTCCCGAGTCACATGTAGAGATGCACTTAAGGATCTCATGTTTCAGTGAAGAATCCCAACAAAATGATATGAAAAAAAATATTGTGTACAAAGAGATACTTCACTTCAAGAGAACTTAGAATATTTGTATTGTACTCTATGTAACACTCAGGTATGTACATTGATATGTTTTTTAAGCAGCAACATTATAAACTTCATTTCATTGCTACCTTACGCGGAAGCTTTAGTTAATATTTTTTTAAGACCAATAGGATCACAACGACATTGTTGGAGCGCTGCGTGACGTCAGGGATGCAACCAACATGATTTAAACTATAGGTACGTATATCTTTGATTTTTATCTATGTATGGAATACAGAGATCTAACAGGGTTGTTGTATAGAGGCACAAAGAAAAGGAGGCAAAAGGTTTGGATGACGCCAAGATGATTCCATGCCAGCTGAAGGCCCTATATCTTCTGTAAGTTTCAAAATCGCTTCTATATGGAGAAGACTTGGAATTTTAGCATTTTAGAAGAAAAACAAAAATTTGATAGTTAAGAGACAACAAAAATAAGTAGCACTGATACTTTGGTATTTTGTTCTGGATTTCCATACATCTTAAGTGTTGATATTCAAGTTGATGAGGCAGTGGGTAAGAACCTGAGCATCACCGTGCGCGACATCTTCATCCAGGTCGGCGGCATGATTGTCCAGGATGTCAATAGCTCAATCGGCAACCTCAACATCAGCCTGCACAGCGGCTTCGCCAATCTTTTTGAGGTCGACGAGAGCCGCAGCCAAATCCGCATCAGGCCCATGGTCCTCCATCTGTGAATCACGGTTGGAGTAGAGCTGACGGCAGCAGTCGTTGTACGACCGAGGGGAGAAGCTGGACGAACTCAGGAATAGAGATGGCCCAAAAGCAGGAGGTCGAGTTCCTGGTGCGAGCCGCCACGAAACCTCGACGCCGGCGAACTGCAAAATCCAGCAGAGAATGGCAACAAGCAAGCCTTCACAACTGCTCCTCCTCAAATCTCCTTGGCGACTGCGCTACATCCAGATCCAACTCTGGTATTGGGGATAGCTCATAGTAGTAGTTGcttaaaaaaaaaaactatacATAAGCCAGGGAATATGAATACCAGGTGTCGGTGCGTGTGTACCCTACTAGGGACAAGTAGAAACGACTGAATGGATAATATTACCAGCAGATACAAGTGCATCCATGCTAAAGGAAAATTTCTTAATTCCATGGATATTTAATATTACAATGCAAACTGCTATTGAGAAGTTTTGTCTAACCAAAAAAAAAATATACATGGACGCTAATGTATACTCACGTATCCATCTATATGGACAAGCTATACTGAATTAAAGGAGCTATTTAAATCTGTCAGAACTAAATGatattactccctccatcccaaaataaAATACCGCACATTTATCTGAATTTAAATGTatctaaaaaaatcaaaaactaaTTTTAATTCAAAACACATAACATGTAATAGCAAAATAGAAAAATACTAACTAGCCCGTGCAGGGCACGGGATGACGACTAGTGTTACtaatctaagttactccccactatgaccagccttatgTCTTTTGATTGCTGGTGAATCATGGCTATAAATCCCCGGCATCGCCTGGAAGTTCCCGGCTACGACATCAAATGCGGCAGGAGTCTATCTATCTCTCTATGCTTCACGTATCAGAACAAATCTCCTTCTAGGCCGCTACCATCGTAGCCAAACTTTTTGCACATGTGCCAGAGCTCGTCGGTAATGGAGACCAAAGAGATCTAAAGAGTGTGCTTGGTTTATGTTTTGCATAGGCCAATCTCTTATAGGTACGGCCACATCAGGTGCCTCTGCTGCCTATACTGAATACCATGAGGACATTCCTGATTTAGCCACGAATATGCGAGAGTAGGGTCGCCAATATCCCTTCAAAAGCAGGTAAGCAATCCTTCTCCACAAGTATTCAAAGTGTCACGTCTCGTGGCTGATTTCTGGACTGAATTGTTGTCCATGTTCCTGCAAATTCTGGCTCATATATGCATGTGGTGTTGTTTATTTTCTTTGTAGTAAGATCTCTACCATCAATCTCCATCATAGTGGTGTGCAGCAACCAATCATTTGATCCTGTCAAGTATGAGATTGGTAAGAAATATTAGTTCTCTTGGTCTGTGATATAACATAATTTTCTCTTTGGTTTCTCATCTCCACCGTTCATTATCTGGCTGATAACTTTAAAAAATCAGTTTTCAGTGTTGGTGCTTTTATGTATCCTAATTGTATAGAAATTAAATGAATGAGAAAATAAATATCTTTTCCAGGGTTTTTGGTTCTTTACATGCGCCTAGCAAAGGTAAATATTTACTTATTTCTACTGAAGTTATAGCATATATATGACAATAATGTGTATTTGGCTTTTTTTTACAGAGAGAGAAAGGTTCCTTCACGTTCTATACTAAATCATACCATGATCTCCACTAACGTTTTGTATTTTCATATCACTGCATGAATGACGGATTTTTAATGGACTTGGGATTTGCTTGGTAGTTAATGATGGTGCATTTGATTTTGCGCTAGATCTTTTGGTAACGTTTCTTTATCTTGGTTCCAGTTAAGTATTTATATCCTTTTGGTTTTCCACAGGAGGACAACATCAATTTAATTAAGTAGACAAAGAAAAGGAATGAAACTATCAAGCTCGGATATTATTATACACTATATAAAAGTTGGTCAGATTAGCGCATCCAAACTAATTTGGGAAGTGTAGATGCACCATTTATCCACTCTTCCATCCTATCTTTACTTGACACGTAAATCTTTTATTTTTCACTGTCCTGTTAGTTGTTCCGTGTCTCTTTTTTTTTGGGTGGAAGGGTAACCGGCAACCGGTTGTTATCCTTCCTTACCCGTCGCTCCGCTGTGACCGCTTTAATCTGGATTCCTCCGCTTAAACGGCAGATGGTCAAAGAACTGCACCATCGAGCTACTCCAGCGACACGACGCGCGTCTCGAAGGCCCGCCTTGCGTGCGGAAAAGGCTttcttcttctctccctcgctacTTGCCGGAGAAGGGCCACGACAGAGATTCGGGGCGGCGGCGTCGCTAGACAATAATACTATTTCACGTGGTCAGCTTGCACATCCGCGCCGTGGCCCGTGGGTGTGGAATGCTTCTTTTTAGTCTATTTCACTGCTTTTTTGTGTTCTTTCTCCCGATCTACTACTAGATGCTACTCTGTATTTGTTTTCTGCTGTGACTACGCGCGGTGTTTCCGGCCGGACGAGGAGGTCCTCCTTCTGCGTTGTCTTCACCGGCTCCACCTCGGAGTCTGGCCTGCAGGATATCGCCGCGGGATTGCAGGGCAAGTCGCCATGCCGGGGCGGCCGCGTCTAGGAAGCAGAGACCTCGGTCGACCTCGCCGGAGCCATCCGCTACCCGCCCGCCCCGGCCTTCACACCATCCGGCGTTGGTCTGCCGCGCCAAGGCGCATCTCCGGCACCAACCGCCTCGACCCGATTCGCCCCCTGTCGTTGTCCCCGTCTCCGACCTGAGCCGACCTGAGCCCCACCCGCTCGCGAGGCCGTGCGCAGGTAAGATCGCAACCTGCCCTGTCCTGCGTCAGCTCAATTTTTTCTTTCCCCTCTCTCGGatctctctctctatatatatatccACAGATGCTGGGATTACTCGTGGAGTACGACGGCAAGCTCGACATGAAGCTCTTCATCCCCTGCGGGAATAAGGTGAGCATGACTTTCCCTGTCACTTTCCTTTCATTGTATTTCTTTCCCTATGCCTCGCTTGATCCCAAGGTCGGCCTCTGATTCTCCTCCTCGACGCGTGAGGTGATGTCCAGGAGGAGCTGCACTCTTGAGCGGCAGCTGACAACCGATGCCTCGCCCTTGCGCGTCGCCAAGCTCGGGTAGTCACGCCAAGCAGCAGTACGCAGCTGCGACGAGGACGGAATTTattcgtcttggtacccaattcatcgggtaccgtgaccatgctaagaAGGTTGAAGGTATTCTTTTCTTGCCTCTTTCCATTGAGTAGATTCTCCTCTTTTATTTTGTCGTGACATTTTCATTCTTTATTTTGCTAGAGACCCTTGCTGAAGCTAACAAACGCGCTGATGCTCTTGATCTCAAGTTAGAGCATCCACTCCTACATCCACTTGTGTGATGGTTTTATCTGACTTTTTGTCTAATTTTGATGTTTCCTCAATGCCATCTGTTTCTCAGGTCTCAGCATTTCTGTTGCTCCCTTTCCCTGAGATTGCAGATTACAGCTTTATCGCTAGCACGGAGACTGAGGTACTGAACATTTTTTCTATCTATATAGCTGTTCCATGTGACCTACATAGTGCTAATTTTTTTCTAAACATAGCTTATGGGACAAAGCAGAGTGCGTACATAAGGCCCAGCGTTCTGTCCTGGGGAGGAAAGTCTAGCAGCTTGGCAGCTCAGctaaccaccatgtgatcgtgtcTTAGCCTGATGGAGGTGACGTTGGTGCTATGAGCGTTTTTCTTCAGGTTGGCTGTAACTCCTCTAATACACCTtggtgttttttattttattttattttgcttccGATGACTCCAGCAGAACATCCGATGTTTAAGAACACTCTGTCTATTATCATATCTGAGAATTCAAAGTAGGTAGTATATATGCTACCAATCTTAGGTAAAAAAAATTCTGGAGTATTTCAAGAATTTAATTGTTATTACAATAGAACTTATTACCTGATCTGACTTTTGTACAGTTGCCACTGTTTTCTGTTTCCTGATGTACTTTGTGTA
It includes:
- the LOC127347646 gene encoding uncharacterized protein; its protein translation is MILIDQEGTMMHGVISKAYTAKFRPSILEDVIGVAAHIGPIQGSKTSFGIYKTRNILLLVEDQEIKVRLWGAKSELIDANSIGDVITSTTVRKYGRYSSNSATQVYINFPIPETTGVQEYSTKEFHIEEGHLKGTMEEQMSYNRKTLQELNDIIFNSSNQGRVFTVEAVTDEVNTRYTWYYISRRNYNYKSNMKRKLITTTAPNLIGKLEPKQAEIVQRMPCY
- the LOC127295477 gene encoding uncharacterized protein isoform X1, which encodes MPRPCASPSSGSHAKQQYAAATRTEFIRLGTQFIGYRDHAKKVEETLAEANKRADALDLKVSAFLLLPFPEIADYSFIASTETESAYIRPSVLSWGGKSSSLAAQLTTM
- the LOC127295477 gene encoding uncharacterized protein isoform X3, with the translated sequence MPRPCASPSSGSHAKQQYAAATRTEFIRLGTQFIGYRDHAKKVEETLAEANKRADALDLKSQHFCCSLSLRLQITALSLARRLRVRT
- the LOC127295477 gene encoding uncharacterized protein isoform X2, whose amino-acid sequence is MPRPCASPSSGSHAKQQYAAATRTEFIRLGTQFIGYRDHAKKVEETLAEANKRADALDLKSQHFCCSLSLRLQITALSLARRLSLWDKAECVHKAQRSVLGRKV